A single genomic interval of Helianthus annuus cultivar XRQ/B chromosome 13, HanXRQr2.0-SUNRISE, whole genome shotgun sequence harbors:
- the LOC110882723 gene encoding caldesmon-like, translating to MVRNTLNLVLCALDSFEGLSRVAKGKTGAGGSKSSGSAGSRNPEAGATPSFPEDDEAEEEDAGAQLIGRKRGRSEATTGVASAPTSVVIPAVGKTSKLRSLYKFSPEIKKKTPEKGVTFSEAAAKRPKITIKSTDTAAQDAAKAAEAQRKVEEGRKREEEKKREEEEKKKEEERKRKAEEERVAEAAKKRALEELEKKKAMEQPVNVQGPEVTNPTHSAPAITSKGAGRHASSSASSGGAGGFNPNVIGAKDTVGDIYYKTYNEEERGDAPHQAPWSLKQKDTFHEFAPCREWFLNSFTPAEVNRQRAKPHEMLYRTFILGEANACAANHQIVREWRTMVRERADWEAYRERSLKRIAEFEKSKAALGEERAKFEADKKAEAWGREGLQKKLHNVEEQLAKEKAEFKRICAQDNERAYAARQKIVDLEAKVADLTSKVEEAQGEKAAKQQVEVELSEVKVQLSNKDRDLHAKDVEIAELKRRLNEQIDRCESLEIDLEAERVKAATAEEARSRHR from the exons ATGGTGCGCAATACCCTAAACCTCGtcctttgcgctct TGACTCATTTGAAGGCTTGTCACGTGTAGCTAAGGGGAAAACTGGTGCTGGTGGGTCGAAAagctctgggagcgcgggttctcgaaACCCTGAAGCTGGCGCGACTCCATCTTTTCCTGAAGATGACGAAGCTGAAGAAGAAGATGCTGGTGCCCAGCTTATTGGGCGGAAGAGGGGTAGGAGCGAAGCCACGACTGGTGTGGCTTCCGCCCCTACATCTGTTGTGATTCCCGCGGTTGGGAAAACGAGCAAGCTGCGCTCATTATACAAATTTTCTCCTG aaatcaagaagaagacccctgagaagggtGTCACGTTCAGTGAGGCTGCGGCGAAGAGGCCCAAGATTACCATCAAGTCCACTGACACTGCTGCTCAGGATGCCGCGAAGGCTGCTGAGGCACAGCGAAAGGTGGAGGAGGGTCGGAAGAGAGAGGAAGAGAAGAAGAGG gaggaggaggagaaaAAGAAAGAGGAGGAGAGGAAAAGGAAGGCGGAGGAGGAGAGGGTGGCCGAAGCGGCGAAGAAGAGGGCCCTTGAGGAGTTGGAAAAAAAGAAGGCCATGGAGCAGCCTGTTAATGTTCAAGGCCCTGAGGTTACAAACCCTACCCACTCCGCTCCTGCCATTACTTCTAAGGGTGCGGGTCGACATGCTTCAAGCAGCGCGAGCTCTGGTGGTGCAGGGGGTTTTAACCCGAACGTGATCGGGGCGAAGGATACCGTCGGCGATATCTATTATAAGACTTATAATGAAGAAGAACGCGGCGATGCTCCTCATCAGGCCCCTTGGAGCTTAAAGCAGAAAGATACATTTCATGAATTTGCCCCTTGCCGCGAGTGGTTCTTGAATTCGTTTACCCCTGCGGAAGTTAACCGGCAAAGGGCGAAACCCCATGAAATGTTATATCGCACCTTTATACTTGGAGAGGCCAACGCTTGTGCTGCCAACCACCAGATAGTCCGTGAATGGCGAACGATGGTTAGAGAGCGCGCCGATTGGGAGGCTTATCGTGAGCGCTCGTTAAAACGTATTGCTGAGTTTGAAAAGTCCAAGGCTGCTCTTGGTGAGGAGAGAGCCAAATTTGAAGCTGATAAGAAGGCCGAAGCATGGGGCCGCGAGGGCCTGCAAAAGAAACTTCATAATGTTGAAGAGCAACTGGCCAAAGAGAAGGCCGAGTTTAAACGTATTTGTGCCCAAGACAACGAGCGCGCCTATGCGGCTCGACAGAAGATAGTTGATCTTGAGGCTAAAGTTGCTGATTTGACCTCGAAGGTAGAGGAGGCGCAGGGAGAGAAGGCTGCTAAGCAACAGGTGGAG GTTGAGTTGTCTGAGGTCAAGGTGCAGCTGTCTAACAAGGACAGAGATCTCCATGCCAAGGACGTTGAGATTGCGGAGCTCAAACGTCGCTTGAACGAGCAAATCGACAGATGTGAGTCGTTGGAAATCGACCTGGAGGCTGAGAGGGTTAAGGCTGCTACGgctgaggaggcgc GCTCAAGGCATCGTTGA